TGGCCACCGCCCTGGCCCGGCGGCGCGGTGACGGCCCGACCCTGCTGGTGTCGCCGCTGCTCGCCCTGATGCGCGACCAGCTGCTGGCCGCCGAACGGGTGGGTGTGCGGGCGGCGACGATCAACAGCGCCAACATCGACAAGTGGGGCGAGGTCGAACGGGCGGTCACCTCCGACGAGGTCGACCTGCTGCTGATCAGCCCCGAACGTCTCAACCACCCGGGGTTCCGCGAACGGGTGTGGCCGTTCCTCGCGGCCCGGGTCGGCATGGTCGTGGTCGACGAGGCGCACTGCATCTCCGACTGGGGCCACGACTTCCGGCCCGACTACCGGCGGATCAAGGACGTCCTGGCCGACCTCGGCGGTGCCGGTGTCCTCGCCACGACGGCGACCGCCAACGACCGGGTCGTCGACGACGTCACCGCACAGCTGGGGGAGGGGACCGTCATCCTGCGGGGCGGGCTGGACCGCTCGTCGCTGCACCTCGCCGTGCACGACCTCGACGACGACGAACGGCTGGCGTGGATGGCCGGCTGGATCCCGACCGTCGAGGGCTCGGGCATCGTCTACTGCCTGACGGTGGCCGACACCGAGCTGGTTGCGGAGTTCCTGCGGGCCGAGGGCATCGACGCGGTCGCCTACTCCTCGTCGCTGGACAACGACGCCCGTGAGCAGCTCGAGGCGGACCTGAAGGCCGACCGGGTCAAGGCCGTGGTGGCCACGTCGGCGCTGGGCATGGGCTTCGACAAGGCCGACCTGACCTTCGTGGTCCACCACGGGCTGCCGTCCTCGCCCGTCGCCTACTACCAGGCGATCGGCCGCGCCGGCCGAGGGGTGGACCGGGCCGACGTGGTGGCGCTGCCCGGCCACGACGACGACGCGGTGTGGGCCTACTTCGCGTCGGCCTCGATGCCCCGCCAGAAGCTGGTCGACCAGATCCTCGAGACGTTGTCGGTCGGGGCCTCGACGTCGGTCGCCGCGCTGGAGACGTCGGTCAACGCCGGTCGAGGACGGCTCGACGCCGCGCTGCGGATCCTCGACGTCGACGGCGCCGTCGAACGCGTCAAGGGTGGCTGGACGGCGACCGGGAAGGGGTGGCAGCCCGACGAGGAGCGCATCGACCGGGTCGCCCGAGCCCGCGACCTCGAGGCGGACGCCATGCGGACCTACGCCGGGCTGGCGGCGAAGGGCGAGTGCCTGATGCACCTCCTGCTGGACCACCTCGACGACCCGTCGGTCAGCGAGGACCCGTCGTGGCGCTGCGGGCGCTGCCAGGGCTGCGACCCGACCCTGCCGTCCGCCACGTTCGCGGCCGACGCCGCCACAATCACCCGCGCCCTGGCGTTCCTCCGCAGCCGCGACGTGATCGTCGAACCCCGGCGCATGTGGCCCACCGGCCTGTCGGACCGCAAGGGCAGGATCAAGGGCCTCCAGGCCGAGGAGGGGCGGGCGCTGGCCCGCGGTTCCGACCCGGGCTGGCGTGACGTCGTCGAGGTCCTGCTGCGGCGTGGCGCCGACCGGGCCGACCCCGCGGTGGAAGAGGCGCTCGAGGAGGCCGTCGACGGCCTCTTCGCCGTCCTCAAGCGGTGGCGCTGGGAGGCCCGTCCGACCTGGGTGACCTGGGTGCCGTCACGCGGTCGCCCGTGGCTGCCCGAGACGCTGGCCGAGCGGATCGCCACCGCCGGGCGGATGGAGCTCGTCGACGCCGTCAGGAGGACCGGGGTCGACACGCCACCGCAGGAACGGATGGGCAACTCCGCCCACGCCGCCTCCAACGCCATCGCGGGCCTGACCGTGGATCCCGCGGCGGTCCGCGCCGCACCGGCTGGCCCCTGCCTGCTGGTCGACGACATCCGGACCAGCGGGTGGACCCTCACCGTCGTCACCGACCTGCTGGCACAGGCCGGCGCCGACGCCGTCCTGCCCCTCGTCCTCAAGCGCGCGTACTGACCCTCGACATCCTGGAGGAGCCCCCGTGGCCAGCCTGATCAGCCACACCACCGTCAACACCCTCGACGCCTACACCCTGTCCTGCTGGTGGCGGGACCTGCTGGGCTGGACCGACGTGCCCGGCGACCCGAACGAACCGGGCCACGAGGAATGCATGATCGTCGACCCGGCGACGGGTCGGATGGTGCTGTTCATCGAGGTCGAGGAGCTGCAGCCCAGGGAGGGACGGTTCCACTTCGACCTGATGCCGACGGACCGCACCCGCGACGAGGAGATCCAGCGGGTGCTGGAGCTGGGCGCACGGCAGGTCGCCGACCGGCGCAACCCCGACGGGACCGGCTGGATGGTCCTGGCCGACCCGGACGGCAACCAGTTCTGCGTGATCCGCAGCGCCGAGGAACGCGCTGCAGCGGGCGACCCTCCGCTCGGCGGCTGACCCGCGATCCGGCCCGAGCTGATCCGGCCCGAGCTGATCCGGCCCGAGCTGATCCGGCGGGTCAGCGGCGGCCGAGGATCGAGCCGAGGATGTCGTCCAGCGGGCTTGCCTTCTTCTGCTTGTCCCGGATGCCGTCGAGCACGTCGTCCAGCACCCCGCCACCGCTGGAGGACCTCTCCTCCTTGCCGTCGCCGAGGACCGAACCGAGGATGTCGCCGATGCCGCCGCCGTCGCCGCGGTCCTGCTCGGGCGCGTCGCCACCGCCGAGGACCGAGCCGAGGATGTCGCCGAGCCCGCCGCCGCCACCGGTCGCCTGACCGGCTGCCCCGCCGCCGAGGACCGAGCCGAGGATGTCGCCGAGGCCACCGCCCCCGCCCGAGCCACCGCCGGTCATCTTCTTCTTCATGTAGGCCATCACGAGGGGTGCGAGCATCGGCATGAGCTTGCCGACCAGGTCACCCGAGCCGCCGCCCAGGAATCCCTGGAGGTCGTGCTCGACCGCGCCCCGCCGGTCGCCGAAGACGTGCCCGACGATCTTGTCGCCCTCCGCGGGGTCGACCCGGCGGACGGCATCGTCGGCATTGAGGAGGGACTCGTCGTGGTCCTGGCGCAGGGCAGACGCGAGCCCCAGCGCCCGAGCGGGATCACTGGCCTGTGCGGTCAGCCC
This genomic window from Euzebya rosea contains:
- a CDS encoding RecQ family ATP-dependent DNA helicase encodes the protein MSDDTSLPPAPPPPEEPPEEEWEDSWSPDEETPSRATAPVARPVVPDGPRRVEGDVDADAIGEQAQALIEQLAGPDATVRPDQLTAIIALLEGRRALVVQRTGWGKTAVYLLATALARRRGDGPTLLVSPLLALMRDQLLAAERVGVRAATINSANIDKWGEVERAVTSDEVDLLLISPERLNHPGFRERVWPFLAARVGMVVVDEAHCISDWGHDFRPDYRRIKDVLADLGGAGVLATTATANDRVVDDVTAQLGEGTVILRGGLDRSSLHLAVHDLDDDERLAWMAGWIPTVEGSGIVYCLTVADTELVAEFLRAEGIDAVAYSSSLDNDAREQLEADLKADRVKAVVATSALGMGFDKADLTFVVHHGLPSSPVAYYQAIGRAGRGVDRADVVALPGHDDDAVWAYFASASMPRQKLVDQILETLSVGASTSVAALETSVNAGRGRLDAALRILDVDGAVERVKGGWTATGKGWQPDEERIDRVARARDLEADAMRTYAGLAAKGECLMHLLLDHLDDPSVSEDPSWRCGRCQGCDPTLPSATFAADAATITRALAFLRSRDVIVEPRRMWPTGLSDRKGRIKGLQAEEGRALARGSDPGWRDVVEVLLRRGADRADPAVEEALEEAVDGLFAVLKRWRWEARPTWVTWVPSRGRPWLPETLAERIATAGRMELVDAVRRTGVDTPPQERMGNSAHAASNAIAGLTVDPAAVRAAPAGPCLLVDDIRTSGWTLTVVTDLLAQAGADAVLPLVLKRAY
- a CDS encoding VOC family protein; translated protein: MASLISHTTVNTLDAYTLSCWWRDLLGWTDVPGDPNEPGHEECMIVDPATGRMVLFIEVEELQPREGRFHFDLMPTDRTRDEEIQRVLELGARQVADRRNPDGTGWMVLADPDGNQFCVIRSAEERAAAGDPPLGG
- a CDS encoding DUF937 domain-containing protein, which encodes MTEEILSSVSMSDIAARLGTDEDTARQATEAALPTLLAGLTAQASDPARALGLASALRQDHDESLLNADDAVRRVDPAEGDKIVGHVFGDRRGAVEHDLQGFLGGGSGDLVGKLMPMLAPLVMAYMKKKMTGGGSGGGGGLGDILGSVLGGGAAGQATGGGGGLGDILGSVLGGGDAPEQDRGDGGGIGDILGSVLGDGKEERSSSGGGVLDDVLDGIRDKQKKASPLDDILGSILGRR